The following nucleotide sequence is from Trifolium pratense cultivar HEN17-A07 linkage group LG2, ARS_RC_1.1, whole genome shotgun sequence.
TATCTAAACCAGTTAAGCAAACatgcaaaaataaattatgctaATTGAAAAAATCGTTTCCTTTAAATAAAACCTTTCATATTACCTCTTCAAATTTTCAACTCATTGTTCTAACCTAATTGAAAAAATCGTGCAACCaatacaattttaattaatcatttCCTTTAAATTAAACCATTCATGTTACCAAAGAAATCAACaattattgttttaaaaaaggAATTTAAGTTATAAATCTAATTCATTTCCATGATACATGCTCAAACTCAAATCACAAAAACTCCACCTCAATCAGATAGATCTGATGAACAAGGTATTAACATAAgcaaaatttcaaacaaataatgATGGAGAGAtaactaaataaattattaaaaatagaaattaattaatattatacaaaaaaaaaacttgaaaaatagATATAGATCCATAAAGATTGTAACAGGTCGAAGAGATAAAGAGAGACCTGAGCAGATTTATAAGCAGTAAGAGTGCTTTCAGCGGCATCTTTACGCTCAGCGCCACTTTTAAACTCAGCAAGATACCTATGATAATCACCTTTCATCTTAAGGTAGAAAACCTTAGAGTCACCAGAAGCAGCAGAAGGAATCAAGCGAGAATCGAGAAGTTTCAGAATACCGTTACAGATATTGGAAAGTTCAGTTTCGATCTTAGATCTGTAATCACGGATAACAGACACGTGTTCATCGTTGCCTCTGCTTTCTTCCTTCTGTTCGATGGAAGAGATGATCCTCCATGAAGCGCGTCTTGCTCCGATCACGTTTTTGTAAGCGACGGAGAGGAGGTTCCTCTCTTCGACGGTGAGTTCTTCGCTTTCAACGGCGACGGTAACTTTTTCCATGAACTCTACCATCTCTTCGTAACGTTCGGCTTGTTCAGCGAGTTTCGCCATGTAGACGAACTCTTCGCGTGGTGTTGGTGCGGTTGCCATTGGAGAATCTGGTTTCGGAAtcgaagagagagaaaatgtgagagatgatattgatgatatgtgtgtGAATGAGAGGAAGAAATCAAGAAATAGcggtttttttgttttagtggaCGGTGGTGGGTGggttaactattttttatttatttatttttgtaaactgtaaacctatttttaattttaattaattttattattattattattattgagaaaagaaattgaaaggttggGATTGGCTGGCATCCTCGTGTTTTTGTGTTACTGTTTCTGCCAACGCATTTTCGTGGGATTATTTTCACACGCGCCCTTTGGATTCTGTTTTCATACGTAGTTTCATTTCATGGGCCAAAATAGCCTtgttgtatttaattttatgtttttgattgatgaattaattaatgagtaaaaaaatcaattaattaattcatccaTCCATTTAACAAGGGAAAGGGAATAATATTAGCTGTCAAGCACGGGAGTTCTTATTTTAGGTTGGTGGAAAAGAAGACACTCACGCGCACTAGCGTGGTGAGTGAGCACGGTTGGTGTCATGGACTCATGGTACGGGATGCAACATGGGTTGTAAAGAGAAATATACTATtccttcaattattttattttttaaaacaaactaTTCCTttctatttaaaataaaaaatagaagaaattaGGAGAGTGCTGACAAGATGTTTGAAATGTGCTGAAATGAGCATAGTGTGATGGCAGGGAGGATAACATCATTATTTTAGTGCATTTGTATAACTGAAACGACAAGATCTTGAATGAGAGTATTCAGTCATCGGGCCAAGTTGAAAGAATGACGTTCGTCGTCTAGAACGAGTGTCATAGTGTTGTCTTTTTGAGGATCATAGGTCAGTTCGGTGCAACAACCCAGGAGTAGGATGCATAAATGAAATGTTGATACTGATTTTTAGTTGGGTATTAGGGGTTGAATTGTGTACTaaaaaaaggattaaaaattaacacttaaaaataatttaacaaaataaaataaagtgctCAAGAAtaactttaaataaaataaaataagaaagtaCAAAATAAAGTTgctaaaaacaaataaaatgaaaataaattgcaaGGAAAATAAGACACATGAAATTGGTATAAAAAGACTCAAGAGAATTATCTTGGTTCGGCTAAAAACAAGGGACTACTTCAGTTCCCAATAATAGCACATTGAAATTTcactaaaccaaatttttataaCAGGATAAGCTAATAACTTTTACAACCGAAAACTTTCAACACAAACAATGGGATAAATATCACCTCCCTTGTGCAAGAGTCTCTAAATCAAGAGATATCACctcttttgaaaacttaaaccAATAGATATCACCTCTTTTGAAAACTTTGGAATCACACCCAATACAAGTAGAatcttttacaagtaaaaggaatgttgagttgctcacaatcaagtattttgatgatgtggcactctataagaaaagtttacaatctctattaaaaaatattttcatcatttcctttaattaaatcattttaattttaattatcaatatatcaaattatcactatataaccttttcatcatctcctttaattaaatcattttaattttaattatctttaattaaattatttttattttaattatcaatatatcaaattatcactatataacttcttacaagggaccaactaactaaaatgaaaaattattaaattaaaatggaccaactaatatataagatttatataaccacaaaatattcatgactattggaattctttcaatactaataaaaaaaggaatcattatatttcaagcaagtgactcactttgatattccaaacctctttgatcaatcccttaaagaactgaatttaataataaaaaaaatgtgtgtctctcttgcttgaaatatattctttcaatactaaatgaattaaaaagggATCATTCTTCATTACTTATATTGTTTAGAAGGGATTGCTTGAAACCAAAGGGATCATACTTCTACTTAGCCTAATGAATTAAAAGGGATCATACTTCTAATTTTATAACTCTACTTAGAC
It contains:
- the LOC123908240 gene encoding 14-3-3-like protein A, with translation MATAPTPREEFVYMAKLAEQAERYEEMVEFMEKVTVAVESEELTVEERNLLSVAYKNVIGARRASWRIISSIEQKEESRGNDEHVSVIRDYRSKIETELSNICNGILKLLDSRLIPSAASGDSKVFYLKMKGDYHRYLAEFKSGAERKDAAESTLTAYKSAQDIANSELPPTHPIRLGLALNFSVFYYEILNSPDRACGLAKQAFDEAIAELDTLGEESYKDSTLIMQLLRDNLTLWTSDMQDDGADEIKEAAPKGADEQ